The DNA region AGGGGGCGCTGAACTGGGGGGCCCCCGTCCTGGAGTCCGAACTCACCCTGATCTCCGGGGGGCGGCTGTATTACCGGGGGCACGACGCGGTGCGCCTGGCAGAGGACCGAACGCTGGAGGAGGTCGCGGGCCTGCTCTGGACCGGAGAGTTGCGGGCCGTCACCCTGCCCCTGCGCGCCCAGTTCGCCCACCTGCCCCTGGTCCCGGAGGCGGGCCTGCTGGAGTCGTTCGCCCACGCGCTGACCCACGCCGGGGCGCGCGACCTCCACGCCAGCGACGCCCGGCCCGAAGCGCTGCCCGGCAACGCGGCGCGGGTGCTGTCCCTGCTCTTCGCGGTCACGGAGCGCGCCTGCGGAATTCCGGCCGCGCCGGACCTCGCCCTGCACGAACGCCTCGCCCGTGCCTGGGGGGTCGGGAACGGCCACGCCGACCTGCTGCGGCGCGCCCTGATCCTGACGGCCGACCACGAACTCAACCTCTCCAGCTTCACGGCCCGCTGTGTGGCGTCGAGCGGCGCGAGCCTCCACCACGCGGCGCTGGGGGCCCTGTGCGCTCTGCAAGGGGTCCGGCACGGGCTGAGTGTCGAGGTGTGCTCCGAACTGCTGGACCTCGCCGGGCGGCAGGGGGCGCGGCGTGCGCTCTCCGGCGTGATGCGCCGCTTCCACCGTCCGCCGGGGTTCGGGCACCTGCTCTACCCGGGGGGCGATCCTCGCGGCCGGGCCCTGCTCGACCACCTGGCCCTGACCGCTCCCGATCTGCCCGCCCTCCACGTCGCGCAGACCCTGTGCGAGGAGGTGCGGCGCGAACTGGGAGAACGCCCCAATGTCGACCTCGCCCTGGCGTTGGTGGTTCAGGTGCTGGGGGGCCCGGCGGAGCGGGGAGTGGCCCTGTTCGCGCTGGGCCGCACGGTGGGCTGGCTCGCGCACGGCATCGAGTCGGCGGCCCAGGGCCGCTTGATTCGTCCCAGGGCGAAGTACGTCGGGGCACTCCCGGGGCCGACCTGAGGGGTCCCCTCGCGGTGGAGCAGGACGTTCTGGATTTTGAAAGACTGCCCCGCCTCGTGGTCCGGCTTCTGGAGTTGGAGGCTTCTCTCTCAACCGGGTTCAGGATGTCCACGACAGCGATAATCAGAGCAGATGTGCTGGTGATCCGGCGTTCTCGCTCCGTTGACCCTCTCCCCCCGTGGGACTTGCAAAGCTGCGAAGCAGAGAGGGCGTTGCGAAGCAACGGGGGAGGGGGCGTGTGACCAGCCCGGCCGCTCCCCCAGGGTCAAGGAACGCCCCGTCCTCCGTGGAGAGACAAGCCGACCGAGGACGCACCCTGCTTGACGCCTCCCTACGTGGAGGAAGACACTTCCAGCATGTCCGGGAAGCCAGACACGCGAACCCGGATTCTGGATGTGGCGCAGGGGCTCGTTCAGGAGCGCGGGGACCACGCCGTCAGGTACAAGGATATCGGCGAGTGGCTGGGGCTGTGCAATGCCAGCATCCACCACCACTTTCCAGGCAAGACCGGCCTCGGGGCCTCCCTCGTCCGGCGGTACCGGGAGCGCCGGGAGCGCCTGCTGGAGAGCCTCGCCGCCCACCCTTCCGCCCGGCGCCTCGACCGCTACGTCGCGGCCTCCCGCGAGGTCGTCCACGAGGACGGACGTATCCGCCTGTGTACCGTCCTGGCCGCCGAGGACCGCAGCCTTCCCGAGGCTATTCGCGGCGAGGTGAGCATATTTTCCGACCTCAACGAGGACTGGCTCTCCCGCGTGCTTGAGGAGGGGCGCGGGCAAGGGGAGCTGCACTTTCCCGGCGACCCCCGCGAGACCGGCTCCACCTTCCTCGCCACCCTGGAGGGCGCCATGCTGCTCGCCCGCTCGTCGCGTGACCCCGGCCGCTTCGAGCACATCTGCCGCCGCAGCGTGGCCGCCCTGCGCGCCGCCTGACCCCCCGCCAAGGAGCCCGACATGACGCAGACCCCCCCCACCGACCTCGCCCGCAGGGCCCGCACCCTGCTCGACCTGCACACGGCCCCGGACATCCTCACGCTCGCCAACGTGTGGGACGTGGTGTCCGCCCAGGTCGTCGCGGCGACGGGCGCGCGGGCCCTCGCCACGGCCAGCCACTCCATCGCCTCCACCTTCGGCTACCCGGACGGGGAGAACATCCCGCTGGAATTGCACCTCGACATGGTGCGCCGCATCGTGCAGGCGGTGGACCTGCCCGTCTCCATGGATTTTGAGGCGGGTTACGGCAACCCCGGCGAGACGACACGGCGCGCCATCGAGATCGGCGTGGTCGGCGGCAACCTCGAAGACCAGATGAGGCCGCTGGACGAGGCGGTCACGGCGGTGGAGGCGGTCATGGCCGCCGGGCGCGAGGCGGGCATCGAGTTCGTCCTCAACGCCCGCACGGACGCTCTCGTGCGCGCGGACCCGGAGGCGCCACGCTCGCGGGTGATCGACGAGGCGATCCGCCGGGGGCGGGCCTTCCTCGACGCCGGGGCGCCGGTGGTCTTCGTGCCCCGGCTCGTCGCCCGCGACGAGATTCAGGCGGTCGTGGAGGCGCTGGGGCCGCGCAAGCTCACGGTGATCAGCGTGCCCGGCGCGAGCCTGCCCGCCCGGGAATTGCAGGACCTCGGGGTCGCGCGCGTCTCCACGGGTCCCTTCACCCAGCGTGTGGCCCTCACCGCCCTTCAGGACGCCGCCGCCGCCCTCCTCGCGGGGGGAACGCTGCCCGAGGGCACCCGGCCCCTCAACTGACCGGTCGGCGCCCCGCAAAGGCCCGCACGGCCCGTGCCCCGGGAGGCGTCCCCGGGGACGCCCGGCCAGACGTTGCTCGGGGGTCTCCGAACAGCTTCCCGTCCCCCTCCACCAGGGCACGCACCGCTTGTCCACAGGCAGGTCAACAAAGAGAACTTCCCTCTGGGAAGGGGTCTTCCTGGCGCGCCCGGAGATGTGAACTCCTGGTCCTCTGCTCCTCAGGACCGCACGACCAGGGAGAGGCCCTACACCTCGTCGTTCACCCGCACATACGGCAGGTTCCTTGCGGTTTTCGGGACGCTGGGAGAGGTCGAGGCAGAGCCGCAGGCGTGGGTGGTGGCGGCGCGCTTTCGGAAGCGGCGTGTCCCACCGGGCACCTTCGAGGAGCCGCCCGCACCGGTCGCTGCCCCAGTCGTCCTGGTCCCGAGGTCGAGGAACAGGCCGAGAGCGGCTTCAAGGCTGCGCTGTCGGTACAGCGTGCCGGGGACGGCGGGAAACGGGTCTGCCAGAAGGGAGGCGCGCTCCCCGCGCAGCTTGAGGTTCGACATCCCCTCTTCCTGGCGTCTGGAAGCGCGGTTCCGCTCCTTATTCGGGTGCGGCTCCTGAGATCATCCCCTCCGCCCTCACGGTTCGCGCGCTTCCTGGGCGCCCATCGCCTCCCCGATTCCCGCCGGGAGTTCCCCCGACACCCTTTCCAGCGTCCGGGCGGCGGCGGCACGGGCCATCTTCTCGAAGGCGGCGCCGCCCCAGCCCTCCGCCTGCGGGGTGTGGAGGTGCGCGCGGAAGTGAAACTGGAAGGCGACCACGCCCGCGCCGTCCACGCTGGCCTGCCCGGCGACCTCGACCCACGCCCGCTCCCCGCCGAGGGGCTGCGGCACGAGGGCCGCGCCGTCGGGGGTAACGCTCAGGAGGCTGCGAAAGGGCAGGTCCACCTCCCCGAGGACGGGCACGGGGACGACGAGTTCGCCCGTGACCCACTGCGCGCTTCCCACCAGGCCGCGCAGGAAGCGCACCTTTGACAGGGCCACCCCCGCGTCGCGCACGAAGGCGAGGGCCGCCTCCCGCCCCCCCGGGTGGGGGAGGGTGAACCGTTGCTCGGCCTCGATCAGCACCGGCGGATCAATCCACCCACTCGATCACCACGCGGTTTTCCTGAACGGCGGCCTGCAACTCGGTGTCCGCCACGCTGCGCAGCCTGGGCAGGTGCGCGAAGCGGGGGGTGGCCGAGGCGAAGCCCAGCCGCACGACCACGTCGTCGCTGAGTTCGTCCTTGCCGACCCGCCACACGAGCTGGGCCCCCAGCGTCTCCAGTTGCCGGGCGAGTTCGGCGGGCAACTCGGGCCGGGTCTCCTCCGGGGCGGGAGGGTCGGGGCGGGTCGGATCGCTCATGGGCGCATTGTACGTGCGGCCCCGCGTCCCACAAACGCGGTACAACGGGGGACATGACCCCCGCCACTCCCCCCTCCTGGCGCGAGATCGAAACCCGCGTCGGCCTCGACGCCCTCCCGGCCTTCCACCGCACCTTCCTCGCCTGGCGCGGGGTGGAGGGCACCGCCGAGATGCCCCTGCGCCGGGTCGGCCAGCGTGTCGAGGCCGAACTCAACCGCATGGTGCGGGAAGGGCAGGCGCAGAAGCAGGGAGACGACTGGACGCTCGTCCCGGGTACCCTCGACGGCTTCGAGGCGGCGCGGCCCTATCTGGACTGACCGGCTTCTAGCAGCGCCGCCAGCCCCCATGAGGCCACGTCCCGCACGCTGTAACTCAGGGAGGAGGTGAGTTCGGTCGCCTCGGGGTTCACCTCGATCACCACCGCGCCCGCGCCCCGCGCCTCCAACGCCAGACCCGCCGCCGGGTACACCACGCCGCTCGTGCCCACGATCAGGGCGACCTCGGCCTCCCGGAAGGCGTTGGTGGCCGCCTCCAGCGCGTCCTCGGGCAGGTACTCGCCGAACCACACGATGTTGGGCCGCATCCGCGAGCGGCAGACGGGGCAGCTCGGCGGCGGGGTGAAGTCCTCGGGGGCGGGCAGGGGCGCCACCGTGCCGCACACCTCGCAGCGGGCGGTGGTGAGGTTGCCGTGGAGTTCGACGAGCCGCCCACCGCCCGACCCGCTTCCCGCCCGGGCGTGCAGGCCGTCCACGTTCTGCGTCGCCAGGAAGAAGCCCCCGCCCTTCTGCCTCTCCAAGTCGGCCAGCAGGAGGTGCGCCGGGTTGGGCCGGGCGCGCGTCACGTCGGCGTAGCGGCCCGCGTACCACTGCCACACCGTCTCCGGGTCGCGGCGGTAGGCCCCCGGGCTGGCGAGGTCTTCCGGGCGGAAGCGCGCCCAGTGACCCGTCTGCGCGTCGCGGAAGGTGGGGATTCCGCTCTCGGCGCTCACGCCCGCGCCGGTCAGCACGGCCACCCGGCGGGCGGAGCGGAGGGCGGCGCGGGCCTCGGCGAGATTCATAAGGGAAAGGGTAACGTGTGGTCTCGTCGGAAAAACAGCGTCCTCCCAGGAGGTAAGGCTGGAGAAAGATTGCTGTCTTTCTGTTCTACACTATTCCTGTGCAAACGACCCTCCGGCTGAATGACGATCTGCACCGCCGCGCCAAGATGGAGGCTGCCAGGCGGGGAATTACCCTCACGCAGCTTGTAGAGGAGGGGCTGCGGGCACAGCTTGAGGCGGGCGCGGCGGCGTCCCGCCCACCCGTCGTTCTGCCCACTTTCGATTCGGGTCTCTCCTTCAACTTCACGCCGGAGGAGATCAAGGCGATGATGAACGACGACAGCGAACAGCTCGCCAGGCTCGGTTTGACTCCCGAAGCGGCGAACCCCAGGAAATGAGCTATTTGCTCGACGCCAACCTGCTGCTCAACGCCTTTCGACAGGACACCCCGGCCCACGTGGCGAGTTACGGGTGGCTTACGCGCACCCTTCAGGAGGGCGAGCCCGTATGGACGACCAGCGTCAACGAGCTTGCCCTCCTGCGGATCGCCACCCTCCCCGCCCTGGGCCCCCTGGCGGCCTCACCGGAGCGTGTCTTCGAGTTCCTCGCCGCCCTGCACGCCCAGCCCAACTACCGCCACCTCGAACTGGGCAAGGCGGGCCTGAACCGCTGGCGTGAACTCACACTCAGCCTGAATCTGCGTGGCAACGACCTGAACGACGCCTACCTCGCCGCGCTGGCCCTGGAGCACCGGCTGACGCTGGTCACGGCGGACGCGGGCTTCGCTCGCTTCCCGGGGCTGCGGGTTCTGACACCGACCTGAAGGAGCCGGAGCTGTACCTCGGCGAGGGGAGGCACCGGCCCAAGAGGTTTTGCTGCCTCCCTCACGCTTGCCTGCTCGGCCGTCGTCCAGTCGCTTCGACCCTGGGAAACACGCCCTCCAGGAAGCGCCGGGACCCCTACGGCAGGCCGAGTTCCTGCACCTTGCCCCCCAGCCAGCTCATGGCTTCGCTGCCGGGCAGTTGAATCTCGTTGTGCCCCTCGTCGTAGGAGAGGAAGGTGCTGATACCCGCCCGGCTCCCGTCCGGGCGCACGTTGTTCACCGTGTCGAACAACAGGTTGGTGCTGCCGTCGGTGCTCGCGGGCTGGTCCACCGCGCGCTGGCTCTGGATTTCGAGGTTGTAGCGCACGTTCCTGAGGGCCACGTCCTTGTGGTCGTAGCGGGTCAGCCCGCCCGCGTCCACCTGGGCGCAGGATTTGGAGATGTCCTCGGGCCAGGGGTTGCCGCCGCGCTCGGCGTAGTACGCCTGGATGAAGGGCCGGTGGTCGTCCTCCCAGGCGAGGCAGATGCCGTCGAGGTCGATCAGGTAGTCGAAGGTGACGCCCTGGTACACCCGCGCGAGGTTGTGGGTCCAGTTGGTGCCGTGCGAGTGCCCCACGAGCACCAGGCGGGTGGGATTCTTGCGGCCCTGCACCCAGTTCGCCAGGACGGAGCGTAGCTGCGCCTCCATGTCGAGGAAGCCCGCCTCCTGCTTGCCCGACAGGTTGGAGAAGTGGGTGCGCAGGTGCGCCGAGTAGGCGTAGGTTTTGACGCTCCTGCCCAGCCCCGCGAACATCTTGCCGAGGGCGGCGACGGTGCCCTGCGGCTCCAGGTAGTTCCAATTGTCGTTCGGCGCGTCGTCGCACGTCGCCCCGCAACGGCCGGACACCACGAAGATGGCGACGTCGGGGCTCCCCTGGGGACGGGGCGTCAGGGCGGCCTGCGCGGACACGGCAGGACCGGCGGCCTGGGGCGTGGGGACGGTGCCACAGGCACTCAGGGCACACAGCGTGAGGGCGGAAACGAGCAGGGCTTTGGGCATGGGCGGACCTCCTGGCAGGTGGCGTGGCGTGAAAGTGGCTTGCCCACACCGTACGCGCCGCCCCTCAAAAAACGCGCAAATCGGGGAGACCGCCGGGCAGCACCTGCCGCTCGCCCCCAACCGCGTGTCACCCCGGCGTGTCGTTCGGGGCTGCACGTCAGCCCGGGAACTCCAGGTACTCCGGCGGCACCACCTCCACCAGCCACACCCCGTTCTCGGAGAGGTAGAAGACGTGTCCAGCCGCGTGCATGTCTCCGGCCCGCGTGGTGAGCACGACCGGCTTTCCGCGCCGCGCCCCCACCCGCCGCGCCGTCTCCGGGTCGGGCGAGAGGTGGACGTGGTGGCGGGACATCCGCCGCAATCCCTCGCGGCGGATGGCGGGCAGGGCCCCCGGGTGGGTGCCGTGGTACAGGAGGGCGGGCGGAACGGCGGGGGAGAGGTCCAGGTCCACCGGGACGCTGTGACCCTGGTTCGCCCGGATGCGCCCCCCCTCCAGGGTGAAGCGCCGCTTGTTGTTCGTCGCCACCACCCGCTCCAGTTGCTCGCGGGGGACGCGCAGGTGACGCAGCACGGCCTGAACGGGAGCCCAGCCGCCGGGTTCGAGCGTGACGCCCAGGTCCCCGGGTGCGTGCCGCAACAGGTAGGAGAGGCGGCGGGAGACTTGCTCGTCGTTCATGCGGCCATTGTCGGTCGGCGTGACCTCCCCGACATGGGTGCGGTGGCCTGGCGCGTCTGCGCGGGAGAAGGAACCCCTTGACCCTGCCCCTGGGGCAGCCCCTGGACTGGCCGTACCTCCGGAGGCTGCATGACGGACACGAAAACGCACTTTCTCACCACCGGCGCGTTCTCGCGCGCCTCACACCTCAGCCGGGGGGCGCTGCGGCTGGACGACGAACTCGGGTAGAGGGTCGAGGAGGCCAGCGGCTACCGCCATTACACCCCCGAGCAGGTGGAGACGGCCCGCCTCATCGCCCCGCTGCGCGTGATCGAGATGCCCCTGGCCGACAGCCTGAGTGAAACCCCTACCCTGGGGACATGAGCTACGCCGACTTCCTGGGCATGACCGTGCGCGAGGCGACCCCTGGGCGCACGGTCGTCTCCTTGAGGATCACGCCAGACGGCCTGAACATGCACGGCACCGCGCACGGCGGCCTGCTCTTCAGCCTCGCCGACGAGGCCTTCGCCGTCATCAGCAACCTGGAGGCGCGGGCCGTCGCCGTCGAGACCCACCTCAGCTTCTTCCGCCCGGCCCGTGAGGGAGACGAACTCATTGCGGTCGCCACCCCCGAGCGGGTGGGCCGCACCCTCGCCACCTACCGGGTCGAGGTCCGGCGCGGCGGGGAAGGAGAGGTGCTGGCGCTCTTCCTGGGCACGGTCGCTCGGCGAGAGCCTTCGCGTCCTTCGGAATAACCCCGACCACACCCTTCCTTTTTATGTTATGTTATTTACGTAAGGAGGCAGGATGCTGCATATCGAATTCATCACCGACCTGGGCGCGCGGGTGACCGTGGACGTGGAGAGCGAAGGAAAGCTGCTGGACGTGCAACGCCAGTACGGGAGGCTGGGTTGGACGAGCGGCGACGTGCCGACCGGGGGCTACCAGTTCCCGCTGGAGAACGAGCCGGACTTCGACTGGTCGCTGATCGGCGCCCGCAAGTGGACGAACCCCGAGGGCGAGGAGATGATCCTGCACAAGGGGCATGCCTACCGCCGCCGTGAGCTGGAGGCCGTGGACAGCCGCAAGCTGAAGCTCCCCGCCGCCGTGAAGTACAGCCGGGGCGCCAAGAACACCGACCCCGACCACGTCCGCGAGAAGGCCGACGGCGAGTTCGAGTACGTCACCCTGGCGATCTTCCGGGGCGGCCGCCGTCAGGAACGCTACGCCATCCCCGGCGGCGCGGGCGCAGGTCGTGCCCCTGCCGCGAACGCCTCCCGCCCGGCCCCGGCCCGTCCTCAGGCGGCGCCCACCCGTACGGCGACGGTGCCGCGCGTGGAGGACGAGGAGACGCCGTTCTGAAGGGTTAGTGGTCAGTGGGAAGTGGTGAGTGGTCGGGGGTCTTTCCTACTGACCACTCACCACTTCCCACTTCCTGCCCTTCAAGTACCCCCCGCACGTCGGCGGGCCGCCAGCCCTCAGGCTTGAGCTGCTTGCCGTCGGCTCGTCTGGGACCGCCCGCCTTGCTCAGGTTGGCGCGGTGGACCTCGGCGAAGACGGGGTCGGCGTCGATGCCCAGGGCGTCCAGCGCCCCGTAGGTGACGTACAGCAGGTCGGCGAGTTCGTGCGCGAGCGGCGCGAGGTCGGCGGGCGGGACGGTCTCGCCCTCACGCAGACGAGCCTCCAGCACGCGGAACTCCTCCTCGACCTCCGCCACCTCCTCGCGGATCAGGGTGCGGCGCAGGGCGAGCAGGTCCGCATTCGGCACGCTGGGCCGCTCGGGGGAGACGAAGCCCAGGGCGCGGTGGAACTCGCGCAGGCGGGCGGCGTTGGACGTGGGCGTCATGGGAAGGATGCTATCCGCGAGCGGCCTCCCGGGGAAACGAGAACGAGTGAGCCAGTCAAACGGCTCACTCGTTTCTGTCCGGTGCGGGTGATGGGACTCGAACCCACCCGTGGCCTGCTGTCTGCCCGCTCGCGCGCCCGTTTGAATGGAGGTGGGCGTCTCCCTCCGGCCCCTCACACCCGCCGGGCGGTGAGTTTTTCTTGGCCGAGCGAAGTATCCCCCGGACGTGTCAGGGATTGATGCGCCCGCGTTAAGGTCAGCCTTTAGACACGGCCCTGGCTTCGGCGGCATCTGTGGTTCCCCGGGCACGCGGCGGAAGTTCCAGCACCCGGTAGCCGTAGGCGTTCACGACCCGCGCCCCGGTCCCGGGGTCGGTGTACTCCTCGCGGCGGCCCTCGTACTCGTGGATGTGCCCGTGGACGACGAGGCGGGGGTGGTGCCGGGCGATGAACTCCGAGATCTCGGGGCAGCCCCGGTGCGCGTAGTCGCTCCCCGCGTGCGGCCCGAGGGGCGGGGCGTGGGTGAGCAGCACGTCTACCCCCCCCCGGGCCTGCCAGCCCACCCGCGCCAGCCCCCAGCGCGCCTGGAGGGGGGTGTACTGCCCCTCGCCGTCCCTGCGGTAGCGCGGCACGCCGCCCCAGCCCGCGATCCTGAGGCCCGCCGCCCGCACGACCCGCCCGTGGGCCGAGATGACCCCGCGCGGGGGCACCCGCCCCTCCCCCTCGGTCACGTACTCGTTGGCGTGGTTGCCGTGCACGTACACGATGGGCACCGGGAGTTTGCTCGCCAGGAACTCCAGGTAGGAGCCCGGCAGGTCCCCCGCCGCGAGGACCAGATCGACCTCGGGCGCCCCCCTCGGAAAGCCCTCCCGGTAGATGAAGGGATGGGTGTGGTCGGCGACGAGCAGCAGCCGCGTGGGCCGATCTGGGAGGGGGAAGGCGGCAGGGTCGGTCATAGGAAGGTGGTCCGCGTCCGGCGGAGGACCGCAGACCAGGGCCAGGCGGGGCTGGGAGAGGCGAGTCTACCGCCTTTCCCGCCGCGAACTGTGCCGGGAAATTCGTCACGAAGGACTGTGCTGCCCGGGGAGCTTACCCTGCCTCCATGCCGACCGCGCCGCTCCCCACCCCCCGCCTGTGGCTCCTGCCCCTCACCCGCGCGGTGGTGGAGACGCGGCTGAGGCGTGAAACCTTCCAGCTTCCCTTCGACCTGGGCGGTCACCCGGTCCCGGTCCACTTCGCGCCCGCGTGGCCCGGCGACCTGCTGCCCGTCTTCCCGCTGTTCCTGGCCGACTTCCACTTCGGGGGAACGGACGAGTTGCCCGGCTCGTGGATCATCGTGGAGCGCACGTCCCACATCGCCGTGGGCACGGTCGGCACCAAGGGCGACCCGGACGCGGCAGGTCTGGTCGAGATCGGCTACGGCCTGACCCCGGAGGCGCGGGGCAGGGGCCTCATGACCGAGGCGGGGCGGACCTTCCTGCCGTGGCTCCTCGCCCGGCCCGACGTGCGCGGGGTCACCGCCCAGACCGCCCGGGGCAACCGTGCGAGCGAACGGGTCCTCGAAGGGCTCGGCTTCGCTCGCACGGGAGAAGGGTGGAGCGTGGAGGACGGGCCGCTCACGGTCTGGACCTGTGTGGGCTGAGTGGCCCCCGCCTCATGAATATGCAGCCGAGGACGAGGCGGGCCGCTTCCCGTCCGAGGGCGCAAAAATAATGTTGCAGCGCTGAGGCATACGTACGGTCGGGCTTTACCCTGACCCCATGAACGTCTCGATTCTGGGAATTCCGATGGACCTGGGCGCCGGGCGGCGCGGGGTGGACATGGGCGCCTCGGCGCTGCGCAACGCGCACCTGGCGGGGAGGCTGCGGGGGCTCGGGCACACCGTCACCGACCTCGGGGACGTGCCCGTGGCCCTGCCCGAAACCCTCGACAAACACACGAACGCCGGGCTCGTCTTCCTGGAGCCGATCCTGGACGCCTGCCGCGCCACGGTGGAAAGGATCGCAGAACTGCCGGAGGACGCCTTTCCGATTACCCTGGGCGGCGACCACTCGATCAGCATGGGCACGGTGACGGGCAACGCGCTGCGCGGCGGGGGAACGGGCCAGCGCACCGGCGTGATCTGGGTGGACGCCCACACCGACTACAACACGCCGCAGACGAGCCCCAGCGGCAACATCCACGGGATGCCCCTCGCGCACCTCACGGGCCTGGGTGATCCCCGACTCGCCGGGCTGGGCGGCGGCTGGCACGTCTGCCCGCAGGACATCGTGATGATCGGTATCCGCAGTGTGGACGCCCGCGAGCGCGAGTTATTGCGGGGGGCGGGCATCAAGGCCTACACGATGAAGGACGTGGACCAGCTCGGTATCACCCGCGTCACCGAGGAAACCCTCGAACGCCTCTCCGGCGTTTCCCGCCTCCACGTCTCCTTCGACGCCGACGCCCTCGACCCCGGCGTGGCCCCCGGCGTCGGCACCCCCGTTCCTGGCGGCCTGACCTACCGCGAGGGTCACCTCCTGATGGAACTCCTCAGCGAGTCGGGCCGCGTCACCAGCCTCGACATCGTGGAGGTCAACCCGGTGCTTGACACCCGCAATCAGACGGCGGAGCTGATGGTGGGCATGGCGGCGAGCCTGCTGGGGCAGCGGATTCTGTGAGAGGGGCGCGGAAGGTCGAAGGCAGAAGGCAAAGGCACTCGTT from Deinococcus aetherius includes:
- the rocF gene encoding arginase — its product is MNVSILGIPMDLGAGRRGVDMGASALRNAHLAGRLRGLGHTVTDLGDVPVALPETLDKHTNAGLVFLEPILDACRATVERIAELPEDAFPITLGGDHSISMGTVTGNALRGGGTGQRTGVIWVDAHTDYNTPQTSPSGNIHGMPLAHLTGLGDPRLAGLGGGWHVCPQDIVMIGIRSVDARERELLRGAGIKAYTMKDVDQLGITRVTEETLERLSGVSRLHVSFDADALDPGVAPGVGTPVPGGLTYREGHLLMELLSESGRVTSLDIVEVNPVLDTRNQTAELMVGMAASLLGQRIL